From the Synechococcus sp. Nb3U1 genome, the window GGGATCCCGGCTAGAGACTTGGCCACACACTGCGCCTGTGATTCTCCTGTTGGGGTAAGACGAGATAGATCCGAGCGGCCTTGAATGCGACTTTCCAAGTTGAAAGTGCTCTCACCATGACGCACGAGCACAACACGCAGGGCAGGCTGAGCCATCGCTTGCACTAACTCACTCAAGAACACCTTCTAGGGTACAGCCCTTTACGCCAAAGGCACGTTAGCGCGCAGGCTTGTTACCTCGCGCCACAGAACTTGTCCAGCTCTTGAAGGGGATCTCGGGTTGGATTCGACCGGATGGGATGTGTAACGGGAGGGGCAGTCCGATCCCGGAGTCCGATGCTCAACCCAAGCGGCTTTTGACCACCGCCCAAATGCGCCGGGCCACCTCTTCAGGGGATCCCTGGGCATCAATGCGTACTATCCGCTGCGGTTCTGTGGCTGCTAGCTCTTGAAAACCCTGGTACAGCCGTTGGTGGAAAGGCCATTGGGCTTGCTCCATGCGGTCAACAGGGCTGAACTTCTTCGCCCCGCTGAGATGAGCGGTCTGTCGGGAACGGGCCCGCTCTAAACCCACCTGCAGGGGTAAATCCAGCCAGAGAGTGAGGTGAGGCTGCAAGTTGCCGGTAGCCAGTTGGTTCAACTGCCGAATCAGATCCAAATCGAGGCCGCGCCCATAGCCCTGATAGGCCAGTGTCGAGTCGGTGAAGCGGTCACAAATCACCACCTGCCCTGCCGCCAAAGCCGGACGAATACGGGTTTGCACATGCTCCGCTCGATCTGCCGCATACAGGAGCAACTCCGCCAACGGTGAGATCGGATCCCCATGCAGCAGTAGAGCCCGCAGTTCTTGACCTAGAGCAGTACCTCCCGGCTCACGGGTACACAAACAGGCATATCCCTCCTGCTGCAGCCGCTCTGCCAAGAGAGCTTGTTGCGTGGTTTTGCCTGCTCCTTCTCCCCCCTCTAGGGTGATGAACACACCAGACCGCATCTGTGCATCAAGGTGGTTCAACGCAGGTTGAGCTGAGGCTGCAAGTTAAAAGAGTGTCCCGGCACCATGACGTACACATCCGGGATGTTGGTGACCTCCAGGCTTTGCAGAGCCAACCCTTCCACATTGGAGCGGAGAGCGTTGTTGATCGTCGTTTCCAGTTGCGACAACACCTGCGCTTCGTTTCCTTGGTTGGCTAAGCCAGGGAACTGGTTGTAGACGGCTCGTGCCAAACTGCTGGCCAGCGGGATCTGAATCAAAGTCAGGTTCGAACCGCCCAATTGGGGGCCAAGGGTACTTGCTCGTCCCTGAATGCCGAGGGCTTGCAGCGCATTAGCGGTTTGGCTGACAGGAATCGTACAGGTGTCCATTTTATAGATCGGCACCGAAGCCATGGTTAGGGCCGAAACACTGGTCAGCTCCACCACGGTAAAAGAAGCTGTGCCGTTGTA encodes:
- the tmk gene encoding dTMP kinase, whose amino-acid sequence is MRSGVFITLEGGEGAGKTTQQALLAERLQQEGYACLCTREPGGTALGQELRALLLHGDPISPLAELLLYAADRAEHVQTRIRPALAAGQVVICDRFTDSTLAYQGYGRGLDLDLIRQLNQLATGNLQPHLTLWLDLPLQVGLERARSRQTAHLSGAKKFSPVDRMEQAQWPFHQRLYQGFQELAATEPQRIVRIDAQGSPEEVARRIWAVVKSRLG